The genomic region GGCGGTCGCCGTCGCGCTCATCGCCGTCTGGCTGGTCTGGGCCGACCTGACCGCCGACACCACCGCCGGACTCACCTCGGCGTTGCTGGTGACCGCGTTCGCGGTCGGCGCGGCGGTCGCGCTCTGGGCACTCGGTGGCGCGCTGGCCCGTTGCCGCGCCGGGGCGCGCGCCCCGGCGATCGTGCTCCAGCTCATGCTGCTGCCGATCGGCTGGTACATGGTCCAGGGCGGCCTGGGCTGGCTGGGCGTGCCCCTGATGGCGCTCGGCGTCGGGGTCAGCGCGCTCCTGGTGAGCCCGGCCACCACCCGGGCGCTCGGCTTCTCCTGAGCCGCCGGGCCGGAGGACCCGCCGTGGCCGCCGCCGGACCGCGCCGCAGCCCGCCGCGGATCAGTAGCCGGAGGAGCGGCGGGTGAGCAGTGAGATGGTCGCCTGCCCGTCGGTGGCGGTGGCGGACGCCGCCGTGGTCAGCGCGGTGAGCACCTTCCAGGCGAACGACGACTCGGCGGGGAGCTTGGCGCCCCGGACGATCGGCACCGTCACCTCGACGGTCAGGGCGTCCTCGGTGACCGAGAAACGGCACTCCAGCTCGGCGTCCTTCGTCGCGATGGCGAGCAGCATCGCGCAGGCCTCGTCGACGGCGATCCGCAGGTCCTCGATCTCGTCGAGCGCGAACTGCAACCGGGCCGCCAGACCGGCGGTGGCGGTGCGGAGCACGCCCAGGTAGCCGCCGTCGGCGGGCACGGTGAGGTGCACGACGTCGTCGTCGGTGGCCGGCTGGCCGGTCAGTTGAGTCACCACTCATCCCCCCGGTCGCGGACTCTACCCGGTCAGGCGCTGGGACGGGTGGGGGCCGCCGCCACCTGGCGGGCCAGCCCGTGCAGCGCCTCGCCGCTGAGCCGGTAGGGGACCCACTCGTCCATCTTCTCGGCGCCGATCGCGGCGTAGAAGCCGGCCGCCGGGTTCCAGTTGATCATCCACCACTCGAGCCGGCGGTAGCCGCGCTCGACGCAGATCGCGGCGAGGGTGGCCAGCAGCCGTCGACCCGCACCGGTGCCCCGCGCCGTCGGGCGGACGTAGAGGTCCTCCAGGTAGATGCCGTGCACCCCGGCCCAGGTGGAGAAGTTGAGGAACCAGAGCGCGAACCCGATCGGCTCGTCGCCGGCGTCCACCGCGACGTGCCCGTACAGGGCCGGCGCCGGGCCGAACAGTGCGGCGGTCAGCTGCTCCGGGGTGAGGTGGCACTGGTCGGGCGCGCGTTCGTACGCCGCCAGTTCGTGCACCATAGCGACGACGGCCGGCACGTCCTCGGGACGTGCCGGCCGGATCGTCGGTGCCTGAGCCCCGAGCGTCACGCCTTCTTGGTCTCCCAGAAGATCTTGGCGATCTCGTCGATCTTCTGCAGCAGCTGGTCGGCGGTGGCCGGGTCGAGGCTGCCCTTGACGCCGCCGGAGCCGGCGAGCTTGGTGGCCTCGTTGAAGAGCTGGTGCAGCTGCGGGTACTTCTCGAAGTGGGCGGGCTTGAAGTAGTCGGTCCAGAGCACCCAGAGGTGGTGCTTGACCAGCTCGGCGCGCTGCTCCTTGATGATGACCGCGCGGGTGCGGAACTCCGGGTCGGTGTTCGCCTGGTACTTCTCGCAGATCATTTTGACCGACTCGGCCTCGATCCGGGCCTGGGCCGGGTCGTACACGCCGCAGGGCAGATCGCAGTGGGCGCTCGCCGTGACACGGGGCGCAAGGATGCGTGGAAGTCGCATCGGGATCCTCCATGGGAAGTTTGCGATGATCCAAGACGACATTACTCCTGGACCGGCTCCCCGACCGGATGGAGGTGAAACCGTCGTGACCCGTCACCCGGCGGAGGTTTCCGGGCTGCGCCGGCCGCTGACCGCGGTCCTGGTGACCGGCCCGTCCATGGCGCCCACGCTGCGGCACGGGGACGCCGTGCTGGTGCGGCGCGGCGGGCGCCCCGTCCGGCCCGGGGACGTGGTGGTCGCCGTCTTCCGCACCCGACCCGACCTGCTGGTGGTCAAGCGCGCGGTGCGACCGCAGGACGGCGGCTGGTGGCTGCGCGGCGACAACGACCTGGTCACCGACGACTCCCGGGCGTACGGCGTGGCCGACGTGCGCGGTCGGGTGCTGGCGCGCTACTGGCCCCGCCCCGGCCGGGTGCGGCGGAAGGCATTATGACCCTCCTCACATCCGGCGGGCACCTCCGACACTATGCTCGAAACGTGCC from Micromonospora sp. WMMD812 harbors:
- a CDS encoding GNAT family N-acetyltransferase, whose protein sequence is MVHELAAYERAPDQCHLTPEQLTAALFGPAPALYGHVAVDAGDEPIGFALWFLNFSTWAGVHGIYLEDLYVRPTARGTGAGRRLLATLAAICVERGYRRLEWWMINWNPAAGFYAAIGAEKMDEWVPYRLSGEALHGLARQVAAAPTRPSA
- the sodN gene encoding superoxide dismutase, Ni, whose product is MRLPRILAPRVTASAHCDLPCGVYDPAQARIEAESVKMICEKYQANTDPEFRTRAVIIKEQRAELVKHHLWVLWTDYFKPAHFEKYPQLHQLFNEATKLAGSGGVKGSLDPATADQLLQKIDEIAKIFWETKKA
- a CDS encoding S24/S26 family peptidase encodes the protein MTRHPAEVSGLRRPLTAVLVTGPSMAPTLRHGDAVLVRRGGRPVRPGDVVVAVFRTRPDLLVVKRAVRPQDGGWWLRGDNDLVTDDSRAYGVADVRGRVLARYWPRPGRVRRKAL
- a CDS encoding ATP-binding protein; amino-acid sequence: MTQLTGQPATDDDVVHLTVPADGGYLGVLRTATAGLAARLQFALDEIEDLRIAVDEACAMLLAIATKDAELECRFSVTEDALTVEVTVPIVRGAKLPAESSFAWKVLTALTTAASATATDGQATISLLTRRSSGY